The DNA segment AGGGGACTGGGGACTGGGGACTGGAAGAGGCAGAGGGGTAGGGTGCAGGGTGCAGGGGAGAACAAAAAACTTGTGAAACACGTTCTTGACTCAGCACTCAGCATTGAAAAAGAGGGGAGAGAGTCGGACATAAGCCGGGTTCTGTTCTCGCCAGTGTTTAAAAACACCTTTGAGGGCAGTTATCTATCTGGGACGCTTGTTACCAAACGCCTCTAGCGGCTCTAATCCACGGAAACTGGTAAAAGACCAACCTTAGTCTCCATTCGCCTTGCTCCCAACCGGGGTTTACCGAGCCAGCGCCTCTCGACGCTGCTGGTGCGCTCTTACCGCACCTTTGCACCCTTACCAAGTACTGGGGATGGTGAATCGGGGATTAATGAGTCAGGTGTGTTTTCCCTACTCCCTACTCCCTACTCCCTACTCCCTAATTCTTGGCGGTATCTTTCTGTGGCACTATCCTCACGATCGCTCGCACTGGGCGTTATCCAGCAAGTTTGGTCTTTCGGGAGCCCGGACTTTCCTCAAACCAGTCAATCTGACTGATCTGCAACCGCCTGCGCCTACTCCCTCCCTAAGTCCAGTGTAATCTGGGATGGCATCATGTGTCCGGTTCGGATTACTTCTTTTTTTTTCAGGCAGAACACAAGTCAAAACGCAGACGCTGCTGCGGCTGCGGATTAGACAGAGAACACGAGATTTTTTGCCTCAGTCCTATTTCTTCCAAGGCAGAGCATAAGTCCAAGGTAATTTTCTAATGGTGAAGGGACAGTTGATAATGCACATCGGTGGGATATTCACACCTGGTGCTAGACCTACACGTACTTCAGAGATGCGTAGTACTAGCTGTAATGAAAATTCCAACTCCTTTCTTTCTTTGATAAAGTCGTTGTACAAGCTTTTTTGCGGTGGACCACCTTGGCTGAGTCCGGTAATGTTAATTATGGGTTTTGTAGCTGAATAGGTTCCGGTATCTTGATCACGCACAAAAACATCTTCTGCTGTGACTGTTTCAGAAAGTGTTTTTTGAGGAGCAATCAGACTAGGACTTTGGGGAACAGCTAAGTCACGGGTTAAATCTGGTGATTTGCGAATGACTCGGCGCGATTGCTTGCTATGTTCGACAACTAAAGAGCTATTGTCCCAATCAACATATATGGCTATATTCTCAGATTTATTATCGATACTCAGCGATAAATCCTTGACATCATCCACAGCATATGATGGTTTAAATTTAAAAGAAATCCCCACTTTGTCTTGGAGATTTTGTTCTTTGAGTTGTTCATCAACAACTGCTTTTTTAAAATCAAATTTAACTTGATCGTCGATAGATTCGACCATGCGGTTAAAGACGTAGGAAACGCCAATAATATAAAGGGTTAAAACAACTAAATTTTGGTCGCCATTACTCATAAATCAGAATATTAACTCCCTGCAAAAATTATGTATATTGGATTCATTAGCTATTTCCCGTCTTGCTTAATTGTAGAAGAATTATTAAGCCACCCTCGTCGCCAGAAAAAGAATAGCAAACCGGAGGCGATCGCAGCCATGACAGCCAAGCAAATTGGGTAGCCCCAATACCAACTCAACTCAGGCATATTATATGGAGATGTTTCGGTATTAAAATTCATTCCATATATTCCAGCGACAAAAGTTAATGGAATAAAAATTGCGGAAACCACCGTTAGCAGCTTCATAATTTCATTCATTTTATTACTCACTGCCGACAAATAAACATCCATCAAACCAGATGCCAGTTCCCGGTAATTTTCCACCATATCCATTACTTGCACGGCATGATCGTAACAATCTCGCAAGTAAATCTGGACTTCCGCTCCTAATAGTTGACTTCCATCTCGAATTAAAGAACTAATTGCATTTCTCTGAGGCCAAATAGCGCGACGTAGTTGCAGAAGTTCTCGCCTAATTTGATAGATTTGTTGTAATGTTTTTCGGCTAGGATTGAATATTACTTCTTCCTCTAATTCTTCCAATCGCTCCCCGTACAGTTCCAGGACTGGGAAAAACCCATCAATAATTGCATCTAAAAGGGCATAAGCTAAATAATCAGCCCCCTGTTTACGAATCAAACCTTTACCTTTATCAATTCGTAACCGCACGCCTTCAAAACAATCATGTTCTGGTTCTTCCTGGACTGTGAGTAGATAATGTTTCCCCAATACAAAACTCACTTGCTCACTGTAAAACCCACAGTTATTTTCCATTGGAACTACCATCTGGGCAATTATGAGTAATTGGTCTTCATAATCTTCAATTTTGGGACGTTCTCCCATATTGACGACATCTTCTAAAACTAGAGGATGTAAATCAAAAACTTTACCCACTCGTTGTAATATGTTTTGATTTCCTAATCCTTGTACATCTACCCAAGAAACAGATTCTTGAGTTAGATAAGTAGTACATTCTTCAGGAACTACTATTTGTTTGCGAATGCAGTCAGTTTGGTTATAGTCAAACAAAAAAATTGTGGGTTCTTCAGCATTTACATCAACGATGATAGTTCCTGGAAGAGTTCCCGGTTGGTGATAAAATTCCTTTTTGTAGAATTTTTTCAGTCCTTTGGGTATACGGCGATTTTTTTTTGCCATGCAGTTTTAATCATTAGTCATTGGTCATTAATCATTGGTCATTGGTCATTAATCATTGGTCATTGGTCATTGGTCAAAAAAGTGCGCTTTTGAACTTTTGTTCCTTCATGCTAGAAAACTAGCTGTATTTATTTAATCTTTTCTCAGAAATTTTACAAGTTTGAATATCAAGATGTCATTGATAGATGACCTAGTTTTGTCAAATATAGCATCAGTATGCAAGCGGTGATCATATCACTTGATTGTCTTTGAATCAGCAAGGGTATAAAAAAACAGTTTGCCGTAACAAGACAAACTGCTAACAAAATATTTACATGAAACAGCAGAGATTAGAACATACCCATGCCGCCCATACCGCCCATGCCGCCCATGCCGCCCATGCCGCCCATGCCACCCATGCCGCCCATGCCGCCCATGTCAGGGGCTGGAGCCGCAGATTTCGGCTCTGGTTTTTCGACCACGATGGCTTCGGTGGTAATGACCATACCAGCAATGGAACCGGCATTTTGCAAAGCTGAACGCACTACTTTAGCAGGATCGATGATGCCAGCAGCAATCAAATCCTCAAATTTTCCAGTAGCGGCGTTGTAACCGATATTGAAACCGCTTTCCTTGACTTGAGAAACAATCACAGAACCTTCGTCACCAGCATTATCTGCTATTTGACGTAAAGGAGCTTCTAAGGCTCGTTTGACAATATCTGCGCCAATTTTTTCTTCTTCGCTCAGATTAGCTTTGATTGCGTCTATTTTCGTAATCAAGTTAATCAGGGTTGTGCCACCACCGGGAACTATGCCTTCTTCCACAGCTGCTTTAGTGGCGTTGAGCGCGTCTTCAATCCGCAGTTTGCGGTCTTTGAGTTCGGTTTCTGTCGCTGCACCCACTTTAATGACTGCGACACCGCCAGCTAGCTTGGCAATGCGTTCTTGGAGTTTTTCTTGATCGTAGTCAGAATCAGTTTCTGCCAATTGCTGACGAATTTGAGCAATCCGTGTTTGTACTTCTGGCTTGGTTTCACCAGCAGCTACAATTGTGGTGCTTTCTTTGTCAATGGTGATTTTGCGGGCTGTTCCCAGCATTTCCAAGGTAGCGGTGTCTAGGCTCAAACCGATTTCTTCCGAAATCATCTGTCCATCGGTGAGAATAGCGATATCTTGTAACAACGCTTTGCGGCGATCGCCAAATCCTGGGGCTTTAATCGCCGCCACAGCTAGCACACCCCGTGCCTTGTTGACTACCAAAGTTGCTAAAGCGTCTCCTTCTACGTCTTCAGCAATAATCAGCAAAGGTTGACCCAAACGGGCAACTTTTTCCAACACGGGAACTAAATCCTGGATGCTGCTGATTTTTTTGTCGGTAATCAGGATACGAGGGTTTTCAAACTCTACGATCTGCCTGTCGTTATCGGTGATGAAGTAGGGAGAAATATAACCCCTGTCAATCTGCATCCCTTCCACTACTTCCAGTTCTGTAGTCAGAGATTTGGATTCTTCCACAGTGATTACACCATCTTTGGTGACTCTTTCCATGGCATCGGCAATCATCGCGCCGACTTCCTCATCATTACCAGAGGAAACAGTGGCAACTTGAGCGATCGCACCGCCTTCTACAGGCTTTGCCATATTGGCAATTTCTTTCACCAGTGCTTCAATGGTTTTGTCGATACCCCGCTTCAAGCTGATGGGGTTAGTACCAGCTGCGACGTTCTTTAAACCTTCTCTAATGATTGCCTGCGCTAAGACTGTGGCTGTAGTAGTGCCATCACCAGCGATATCTTTGGTTCTGGATGCCACTTCTTGGATCAGTCTCGCACCAGTGTTTTCTAAAGGGTCTTCTAGTTCAATTTCTTGGGCGACAGTGATCCCATCATTGACGATTTGAGGTGCGCCAAATTTCTTTTCTAAAAGGACGTTGCGACCTCTTGGCCCCAAGGTAATTTTCACGGCATCAGCCAGGGCGTTGACTCCCCGTTCTAGCGATCGCCGTGAATCTTCATCAAAGGAAATAATTTTTGCCATGTTTAATTTCTCTAGCGGTTCCATTAAACAATTTAGCACTCACAAGAGCAGAGTGCTAATCACTCAAGTAGCTCAGATTATAAATGGAAATCACAAAAATTGATTAATATTACAGTTGATACTCTTATAGGACACTGGCAGTAATGCTTGATTTGGGGGATGAATTTATACAACTTTCTTGAGTCCCTCGGCATCGCCGACCCTGGCGGCTCCGGCTGGTTGGCAGTAGTGTTTACATTTCTTTTGGCTTGGCTGGTAACGTCGCGATTGATTCCCACAGTCCGCCAATTTGCCCTGCGGGTAGGTTGGGCTGACCAACCAAACGCTCGACGACTCAACCAGCAGCCCTTGCCCAATGCTGGGGGTTTAGCTATCTATGCGGGAGTCATTGCCGCAATGGTACTAGCTAGCCTGTTACGACCTATTGCGCTGCAAAGCGTATTGGCTCAAGTGCTAACTATTCTACTAGGAGGTTCCATCCTAGTACTGGTGGGTTTTATTGATGATCAGTTCGGTTTACCGCCCTCTGTGCGTTTGTGGGCGCAGATTGTGACGGCATTATTGCTGTATGCGAACGGCATCAGCATCGAGGTTGGTTTCAACACGCCCATTGACTCGCTGCTGTCCATGACAGTGACGGTACTTTGGGTAGTCGGCATTACTAACGCCATCAACTTGATGGATGGTATGGATGGATTAGCGGGGGGTGTTAGTTTTATCACCGCTATGGGTTTATTAGGGGTTGCAGCCCAATTTCCCAATCGAGCCGCAGCTATTTTAGTGCTAGCAGCTTTAGGGGGTGCAGCCTTGGGCTTTTTGCGCCATAACTTTCACCCCTCACGGATTATCATGGGTGACGCGGGGGCATACTTTTTTGGCTATGTGCTAGGTGCAACCAGTATTTTAGGTAATCTGCAACAAAATACCATTTTTGCCCTTGGACCAACAATTTTATTTCTCCTGTTACCTGTACTAGATACTACACAAGTGTTTATCCGCAGGTTATTGGCAGGAAAAAACCCTCTCAGTACCCCAGGTAAAGATCACCTACACCACCGTTTATTGGCTTTGGGATTTTCCCAGCCCCGGGCTGCGTTCACTCTTTGGTCAATTACTCTAGTTTTTAATTTGCTGGCAATGAGAATACAAGGTATGACTTTTGTGGTGATAATATGTACTGCCATAAGTATCATTTTCTTGTTAGCCTTTACTGTATGGCAAAAAAATAGCCAAAATTCTTGAGTTATTCTTTGTCCGTTCAAACACTCATACTAGCAGCAATTTTACTTAAATACACCACACTGTAGGGGAAAAATGTTTTGCGCCCCTACTAATTTTTGTGGTGAAAATATTTGAATTATTGAGGAGAATAACCCAATACAGTCAGCATTCCAGTCAAGTTTCACAACAATCCGCGATAATGAATAAAAACTAACATCACCGCCCACGATCCTAACGCAACTTTGACTGCAACTAGGATATTGAGCAAAGGGATCACCCCCCCACTAACAAGTGCGCCTAACTCTCCGTGGGGTAACTCAAATCCAGCCAGAGTGATCACCGCTAGGACAATGAAAATCAGCACCGAAATTTTCTCCCATATAGCGGCGTTCCAGCGCTTGTAGATGGCCTGCATCCACTCCGACGATGAGGTAATCGCAATTAGACCAATAGCCGTACCACCTGCCACTCCAGCCGCAAAACCACCGCCCGGACTCAAATGACCCCTAATCGCCAGTTCAATCCCCACCAATGAGCAAATAGTCGCTCCCAGACGCGCCAAAATCATGGATGGTTCATCTGTAAACTGATAGATAGTGCAGAACGGTCTTTCATCAGCCAGCAGAAAACGCGCACCCATAACCGCGATGGTAAATACTACTACTTCAAAGATAGTGTCATACAGCCGATTTCTGAGAATTATCCCTGTAACTGCATTGGGTACTCCACTATCTTGTACAACTGATTCCACGATAGAGATATCCGATAACTCCGGTGTCTGATTGGGCATAACCAGAAATATCATGTAAAGCGCTATCCCGGCGGCAATGTAGACCCATTTCATTAATGCTTCTCCCCTGAATCTGGTGTATTTACATAAGTAACGATGGTTACAGGTGACAAAAGTTCAGACTCCATGATGTCATATAGCCGTTGAACTCTAGTCGCAGTATGATAGATTTGCCTTTCGTCCCCAGATAGGGAGTTATTTTGATCACTCCTGGCACAAGTTGCATGAACCTCTTTATCTATAAGTGCTTGCTGCAAAGCCTGAATATTCATGTATGGGACTAACTCAAGACGCAGATAGTATTTGCTAAAAATTCGGCGTAAGTCTTCCAGTATTTGCCCAAAATGACCTTCAGATTTCAATTCGGCATCTGCCTCCTGTGACTCGTCTTCCAGGACACCCAGACGCATAACCAGGGAAGAACGAACTGCGATCGCATACAGAGTAATCGCCAGCAAAGTCCCCATTAATGCTTGGGTTAAAGCCACATCCGCTGCCCCCAAAACAGCAAATACCAAGGCCGCCACAGCTCCCAGTATTCCCTGAACTACCAGGGCATTGTATGGATTAACCTGAATTACCAGCATTAATGCGGATAACGGCAACAAGGCGGTGATTATATACACATAACTATTATCATTCATGGCGATCATTGGGACTAGAACAATATGCCAAAACATAACCCAGCACTGTATTCCAAATAGCCAAAGAGATGATGCCCAGAAGGAGTAGCGGCCATTCACTGGGTATCTTCAGCAGCAGCCCAAAAACGATACTCATGGAGCCGAGGGTATCTGCAACCGAAAGACTATGTAGTTTAAATAATACCGAGCGATGACCGAGTAGGGGTAAAGTTCCCCAAAACCAGAAGAAAAGACCTAAGCATAAACAGGTATAACTCAACAAGTCAATCATAAATCACTCATGCGTTTAAGTAGATGTGCCAATAACATTAATCCGGCATTACCCACACTGAGAATAATAATCCCGACAACACCAATCATCCAATCATCACGTAAGACAGATACCATCAGAATCATGATTGATGTTTTGGTGGCAATACTGGCAAAAGCCAACATTTTTTGCCATATATCATCATCTTGCCAAGCTTCATACATGGGTATGAGCAGGGCTAAAATCATGGCAAACAATATCATATTCACACTTTCCTCCTCCGTCTCACCAGGTGTACTTCATACAACCCCTGTTCGTGATATTTCAAGACAATCGTTTTGGGCGTAAAGGTAATCAGGAATATATCTAGGAATATGAGTCCAGGTGTACGTTGAGGTTTGACTCGTTCCATGATTACATCTTCATGGTTATGGGGACGAAAGATGATTTCAAATGCCTCCATATAGGCCTGGGGAATCGCCACGATTACCTCACCCAGAACACGCAGCCAATCCCTTAATGCTTCCGGGGCTTTGTTACGACCCGGCAAGAGGAGTGCAACACTGATACCAATAATGATATTTGCCAAACTCAAATCAGAGGTAAGCAAAAACCAAATGGCCAGTCGCAATATCAGATTTAAATGCCCAATCATGCTAATACCATCCCCAATAACAGGAGCAACATCAAACTCATCACCCCAATCAGATGTTCAAGTTGCTCAAGTACACGTGGTAATTTGACAAGTAACCGTTGAAAAATTAAAAAATGTGCCAACCAGCCAATGCCGATGATTGCTAATGCTTTTATGATATTTGCCACAGTGTACGCCTCATAGTAAAGACTACTTGAAGCAATGAGCGCCCCTAGTAATAGGATCAATGGTGGCCAAAAACCAGGTTTGACATCCCTTCCTTGTCCGTGAGGTAGAAATATGAATTTGGCATAGACGATTGCAGTTCCTACAGCCCCAATATTCATTAACATAACTTGCCAAGGAAGAACATTTTTCAGCGTCAGCATCTTAGCCCCAAAGCCAACCAGTAAGGGAAAACCCGATATTGAAAGACTACCCATGACAAGGGCAATCCACAGCGCATTATTAATTGGCTGATTTTGCAATTCCTTGAAGTCTCGACTGGGTAAGTTACCTGCAATCAGGAAAAGCGTTGATTTTGCCAGTCCGTGTCCCAAGGCATAAAAACCTGCTACCTCTGGTGCAATGAGTAGCCAACCTAGCTGAGAAATAGTACTCAAGGCCAGCATTCGCTTAGTATCCTTTTCAAATAAGGCATAAATTACGCCCAGAAACGCTGTGGCTACTCCAAATATCCTGACAATGGGATCAATCTCTGGCACTAGCAAAGCACAGCGCACCAAGGGAAATACACCAGTTTTGACAACAACTCCTGATAGTAAGGCTGACACAGGCGTTTCTGATTCGGAGTGTGTCAAGGGTAGCCACAATCCTGATACAAAGATTCCTCCTTTTGTCAAGAGTCCGACAAAGATTAAGGCGATCGCCTCGGTAGGTGCTTTACTTAACCCAGAAAAAGCAAAGGAACCATTGGCCTGATAGACCAACACCGCGCCCACCAGATAAAACAGCATAGCCGTGTTACTGACAAACATATAGCGCAACCCTACCCAAATCGAGCGATTGGTTCGGGAGTAAGCAATCAAGAGAAACGCCGCAATCCCAATTACCTCTAACGCCACATATAAACTGATAAAATCTGCGGAGACAAAAGCGGCGTTAACGCTGCCATGCAAAATAGCAATCTGTGTATAAAAGAAAGCTGACTTATCAGTGCGCCAACAGTAGAGGACCACCGCAGTAGTTACCACTGCATTTGTCAATATAAAGTAACCACTTAATTGATCAACTACTAAGGTGACACCGAAACTATCCAGTAAATTTAGTGTCAACTGGGACTGGTTAAAAAATAGCGACAACGCATATCCAGCCGAAACCAGAGCTACACCCAAGGCGAGGTATCGGTCAAATTTGGGAAGCAGATAAATAACGAATCCCAAAAACAACGGTAATGCGATCCATGCAATAGTAATGTTATTCATGGCGTGTTATTTTTCTCAATTTCGTTGCTTTCCAAGGTCGGATTATCCCGTGCTAGCTTCATTACACCCACCAGCATTATGGACTGAATCGAAAATCCGATCACAATTGCTGTCAATATAACCGCTTGGGGAACTGGGTCAGCATAAGCGGGATTTTCTCCGGTGACAACAATGGGGGTGAAAAAGCCATTTCGTGATGCAATCAGTACGTAATAGGCGATAACCCCTGTACTCATCACATCCATAGAGATGATCTTCATCACCAGGTTTTTTTTCAGGATAATGCCAAAAAATCCGCACAATATTGTGGCGAATATATATGCTTCTAACACGGGAATGACCTATTGAATAGTGGGATAAAATTAGCTATTAAAGCACGGTGGAAATCAACAGATTAGTCAAAAGTCAAAAAGCCTACATAATCAGCTTTTTGACTTTTAACTTTTAACTTTTGACTTTCGCGTAGCGGTGTTAGCCTATTAAATTGGCTTTCTCTAAAGATTCTTTTTCTGCTGGCGATTGTTTAAATGCAAACCGCAATAAAGGCGGTGCTAAGAAGGTTGTCAAAATCACCATAATAATGATCGCCGCTTGTAATGGTTTATCAAGAGTACCACTAGCTGCACCAATTCCCGCAAATACTAACCCAACTTCACCACGGGGAATCATCCCTGCACCAACCGCTAACCGATTAATTCCGTCTTGGCCGAAAACTGACCAACCTGTGACAATTTTACCAATAATTGCTACCACAATTAAGAAGGCCGCAATAATTAATCCGGCTCGATTTTCTGGAACTAAAGGATTAAGAACACCTAAATCAACTTTCGCACCAACTGTCACAAAGAAAACTGGGACTAAAATATCCGCGATGGGTTTAACCTGCTCATCTAGTTCTTTGCGCTTATCGGTTTCATCCAAAACCAAGCCAGCCGCAAATGCGCCTAAAATAGCTTCTAAATGGATGGCATTACCTAAGAAGGCCATGAAGAAGGCAAAGATTAAAGCTGGGATAATTAAGTTTCCTCGCGTTTGCAATTTATTAGCAATGGCCACAAAAGTCTGATTGAAATATTTGCCTAATAAAATCGCACCAATGAGAAAGACTGTAGCGCTGACAATCAGATAAATGACGTTGAGAATATCAATCTCACCAGTTTTAGCAAGACTCGCAACTACTGCCAAGACAATGATGCCTAAAATGTCATCAATGACTGCTGCACCGACAATAATTTGACCTTCACGAGATTTTAACTGCCCAATTTCTGACAAAACTTTGGAGGTAATACCAATACTAGTAGCTGTCAGTGCTGCACCAGCAAAAATCGCGGGAATTACTGGCACATTAAAGAGCAACATCAATCCTGTAGTACCAGCCGCAAAAGGAACAGCGACCCCAACACAAGCAACAACTACTGCTTGTGAACCGACTTTCTGTAATTCTTTTAAGTCTGATTCTAGACCAATTTCAAATAACAGAATAATCACACCCAGTTCGGCGAGAACGGAAACGATTTCACTCTGGCTTTGAAAAATTGATGTTACTGCTTCGGGACTGATGTCGTTAATAAATTGCAGGATTGTCATAATGATGGAGTCTGAAGCAGCTGCACCACTTTCAGAAAAGACAACCAAATTTAGTGCCGAAGCACCTACTAACACGCCACCAAGTAACTCGCCTAAAACGGGAGGCAAGTCGATCATTTTAGACAATTCACCGCCAATTTTACTGGCAAGATAAATGACTATTAAACTGAGTAATACACCAGCTAAGACAATAGGGGCATTTTCGGCTTCGTTTGTGGTTGCGAGTAAAGGATTTTGCCACACTGAGTTAACTATTAATTCTGAGAAAATCATGTTATCTGTCTGTTGTGTTGATGAATTATGCGGTTAGATCAATATGAGGAACGTTCGCGTAGCGTGCGCGCAGCGCATACCGCAAAGGGCGCGAAGTACACAAAGAATAAAAGAAGAAAGAAGAAAGAAGAAGGAGGGAAGGAAATAAGGTATTGTTATGCTGGTAATTAAGTTTGATAGCCGTAGGTATCAGGGTCACTTGCTAGGGAGCCATATTCACTAGTAGCAGCAACATTTTTATTCAGGGCAGAAGAATCAATTAAAGCCAAGGCTTGCTTAAGTGCCTCTGAACGATTCATAAAGAAATGATGTGAAGGTACGAATTTGTCAATGCCAAATTTTTCTAAGCGGCGTTTAACTTTGCCACCTGCACCAACAACTAATATTTGACGACCTTGCTCATGAGCGTCTTGGATAGCATTTTCAATTGCTAAGGAAGCCGTCACACCCAACATGGGGACATCGCTGAGGTCTAAAATCAGCACATCTGAGTCTGCCATTGCTGAATGTTCACGAGCGATCGCTTTGGAAACTCCAAAGATCATCGGTCCACTCAGGTAGAATA comes from the Nodularia sp. NIES-3585 genome and includes:
- the corA gene encoding magnesium/cobalt transporter CorA, coding for MAKKNRRIPKGLKKFYKKEFYHQPGTLPGTIIVDVNAEEPTIFLFDYNQTDCIRKQIVVPEECTTYLTQESVSWVDVQGLGNQNILQRVGKVFDLHPLVLEDVVNMGERPKIEDYEDQLLIIAQMVVPMENNCGFYSEQVSFVLGKHYLLTVQEEPEHDCFEGVRLRIDKGKGLIRKQGADYLAYALLDAIIDGFFPVLELYGERLEELEEEVIFNPSRKTLQQIYQIRRELLQLRRAIWPQRNAISSLIRDGSQLLGAEVQIYLRDCYDHAVQVMDMVENYRELASGLMDVYLSAVSNKMNEIMKLLTVVSAIFIPLTFVAGIYGMNFNTETSPYNMPELSWYWGYPICLAVMAAIASGLLFFFWRRGWLNNSSTIKQDGK
- a CDS encoding DUF4040 domain-containing protein, translated to MNDNSYVYIITALLPLSALMLVIQVNPYNALVVQGILGAVAALVFAVLGAADVALTQALMGTLLAITLYAIAVRSSLVMRLGVLEDESQEADAELKSEGHFGQILEDLRRIFSKYYLRLELVPYMNIQALQQALIDKEVHATCARSDQNNSLSGDERQIYHTATRVQRLYDIMESELLSPVTIVTYVNTPDSGEKH
- a CDS encoding MraY family glycosyltransferase → MNLYNFLESLGIADPGGSGWLAVVFTFLLAWLVTSRLIPTVRQFALRVGWADQPNARRLNQQPLPNAGGLAIYAGVIAAMVLASLLRPIALQSVLAQVLTILLGGSILVLVGFIDDQFGLPPSVRLWAQIVTALLLYANGISIEVGFNTPIDSLLSMTVTVLWVVGITNAINLMDGMDGLAGGVSFITAMGLLGVAAQFPNRAAAILVLAALGGAALGFLRHNFHPSRIIMGDAGAYFFGYVLGATSILGNLQQNTIFALGPTILFLLLPVLDTTQVFIRRLLAGKNPLSTPGKDHLHHRLLALGFSQPRAAFTLWSITLVFNLLAMRIQGMTFVVIICTAISIIFLLAFTVWQKNSQNS
- a CDS encoding Na+/H+ antiporter subunit E, with the protein product MIGHLNLILRLAIWFLLTSDLSLANIIIGISVALLLPGRNKAPEALRDWLRVLGEVIVAIPQAYMEAFEIIFRPHNHEDVIMERVKPQRTPGLIFLDIFLITFTPKTIVLKYHEQGLYEVHLVRRRRKV
- a CDS encoding cation:proton antiporter produces the protein MNNITIAWIALPLFLGFVIYLLPKFDRYLALGVALVSAGYALSLFFNQSQLTLNLLDSFGVTLVVDQLSGYFILTNAVVTTAVVLYCWRTDKSAFFYTQIAILHGSVNAAFVSADFISLYVALEVIGIAAFLLIAYSRTNRSIWVGLRYMFVSNTAMLFYLVGAVLVYQANGSFAFSGLSKAPTEAIALIFVGLLTKGGIFVSGLWLPLTHSESETPVSALLSGVVVKTGVFPLVRCALLVPEIDPIVRIFGVATAFLGVIYALFEKDTKRMLALSTISQLGWLLIAPEVAGFYALGHGLAKSTLFLIAGNLPSRDFKELQNQPINNALWIALVMGSLSISGFPLLVGFGAKMLTLKNVLPWQVMLMNIGAVGTAIVYAKFIFLPHGQGRDVKPGFWPPLILLLGALIASSSLYYEAYTVANIIKALAIIGIGWLAHFLIFQRLLVKLPRVLEQLEHLIGVMSLMLLLLLGMVLA
- the groL gene encoding chaperonin GroEL (60 kDa chaperone family; promotes refolding of misfolded polypeptides especially under stressful conditions; forms two stacked rings of heptamers to form a barrel-shaped 14mer; ends can be capped by GroES; misfolded proteins enter the barrel where they are refolded when GroES binds), which gives rise to MAKIISFDEDSRRSLERGVNALADAVKITLGPRGRNVLLEKKFGAPQIVNDGITVAQEIELEDPLENTGARLIQEVASRTKDIAGDGTTTATVLAQAIIREGLKNVAAGTNPISLKRGIDKTIEALVKEIANMAKPVEGGAIAQVATVSSGNDEEVGAMIADAMERVTKDGVITVEESKSLTTELEVVEGMQIDRGYISPYFITDNDRQIVEFENPRILITDKKISSIQDLVPVLEKVARLGQPLLIIAEDVEGDALATLVVNKARGVLAVAAIKAPGFGDRRKALLQDIAILTDGQMISEEIGLSLDTATLEMLGTARKITIDKESTTIVAAGETKPEVQTRIAQIRQQLAETDSDYDQEKLQERIAKLAGGVAVIKVGAATETELKDRKLRIEDALNATKAAVEEGIVPGGGTTLINLITKIDAIKANLSEEEKIGADIVKRALEAPLRQIADNAGDEGSVIVSQVKESGFNIGYNAATGKFEDLIAAGIIDPAKVVRSALQNAGSIAGMVITTEAIVVEKPEPKSAAPAPDMGGMGGMGGMGGMGGMGGMGGMGGMGMF
- a CDS encoding monovalent cation/H(+) antiporter subunit G, whose product is MIDLLSYTCLCLGLFFWFWGTLPLLGHRSVLFKLHSLSVADTLGSMSIVFGLLLKIPSEWPLLLLGIISLAIWNTVLGYVLAYCSSPNDRHE
- a CDS encoding cation:proton antiporter, with amino-acid sequence MIFSELIVNSVWQNPLLATTNEAENAPIVLAGVLLSLIVIYLASKIGGELSKMIDLPPVLGELLGGVLVGASALNLVVFSESGAAASDSIIMTILQFINDISPEAVTSIFQSQSEIVSVLAELGVIILLFEIGLESDLKELQKVGSQAVVVACVGVAVPFAAGTTGLMLLFNVPVIPAIFAGAALTATSIGITSKVLSEIGQLKSREGQIIVGAAVIDDILGIIVLAVVASLAKTGEIDILNVIYLIVSATVFLIGAILLGKYFNQTFVAIANKLQTRGNLIIPALIFAFFMAFLGNAIHLEAILGAFAAGLVLDETDKRKELDEQVKPIADILVPVFFVTVGAKVDLGVLNPLVPENRAGLIIAAFLIVVAIIGKIVTGWSVFGQDGINRLAVGAGMIPRGEVGLVFAGIGAASGTLDKPLQAAIIIMVILTTFLAPPLLRFAFKQSPAEKESLEKANLIG
- a CDS encoding NADH-quinone oxidoreductase subunit K is translated as MLEAYIFATILCGFFGIILKKNLVMKIISMDVMSTGVIAYYVLIASRNGFFTPIVVTGENPAYADPVPQAVILTAIVIGFSIQSIMLVGVMKLARDNPTLESNEIEKNNTP
- a CDS encoding Na(+)/H(+) antiporter subunit B, translating into MKWVYIAAGIALYMIFLVMPNQTPELSDISIVESVVQDSGVPNAVTGIILRNRLYDTIFEVVVFTIAVMGARFLLADERPFCTIYQFTDEPSMILARLGATICSLVGIELAIRGHLSPGGGFAAGVAGGTAIGLIAITSSSEWMQAIYKRWNAAIWEKISVLIFIVLAVITLAGFELPHGELGALVSGGVIPLLNILVAVKVALGSWAVMLVFIHYRGLL